The following proteins come from a genomic window of Miscanthus floridulus cultivar M001 chromosome 2, ASM1932011v1, whole genome shotgun sequence:
- the LOC136539222 gene encoding WAT1-related protein At5g64700-like — translation MLKVFPYKYWSTVATCFAGCIQMAVVGVAMNREKATWQLKWNMSLLTIVYSAILNTAAKFVMISWVVTQRGPTYPSMFCAVSVLFTTVLDSLLLGHDLSVGSILGMFMILAGLYLFLWGKRKELVPNDEEKPKDELQSQDEDKIKESSGSNV, via the exons ATGCTGAAAGTGTTCCCGTACAAGTACTGGTCCACAGTTGCCACATGCTTCGCGGGCTGCATCCAAATGGCTGTTGTAGGGGTCGCAATGAACAGAGAAAAGGCGACTTGGCAGCTGAAATGGAACATGAGCCTGCTTACAATCGTTTATTCG GCAATACTCAACACTGCTGCCAAATTCGTGATGATTTCATGGGTCGTCACGCAGCGAGGCCCAACCTACCCATCGATGTTTTGCGCAGTATCCGTCTTGTTCACCACTGTACTCGACTCGCTGCTTCTAGGCCATGATTTGTCTGTCGGAAG TATTCTTGGCATGTTCATGATTCTCGCCGGGCTCTACCTTTTCCTCTGGGGAAAGAGAAAAGAATTGGTGCCCAACGATGAAGAAAAACCAAAGGATGAATTACAATCTCAGGATGAAGATAAAATCAAAGAATCATCAGGATCCAACGTATGA